Below is a genomic region from Armatimonadota bacterium.
CAGGTAGTAGAGCGTGCCGATAGAGCCATCGGCAAACTCGATTAGAATCTGCGCGGTGTCTGGCTCATGGCTGGACATCTGCCGACCGCTGACGCGCACCGGGTCGGCGCCGCACAGCGAGATCATCACGTCGATAAAGTGGCAGCCTTCGCTGATCACCCGCGATCCGCCCTCGTCCGTCGCGCGCATCCAGTGGTTGCGCTCTAACGGACCGGCGTTCACGCGATAGATCAGGCTCATCGGCGTGGAGCGGTTGACAAAGAACTCTCGCATCCGCCTAACGAATGGGGAGAAGCGCCGGTTATAGCCGACCAGCACGCGGCCGCCCGTCTCTTGCCAGGCTTGGTGCACGTCGGCGACCTGCCCGGCGGTCAGCGCTAGGGGCTTTTCGAGAAAGGCCGGTTTGCCCGCCCGCATCGCACGGACAGCGAAGTCGGCGTGCGAATTGTGGCGCGTGGCGATCAGAAGCGCGTTCACGTCGCTGCTGTCGATCAGTTCGGTCGCGTCGCTGGTGGCGAACTTGAAGCCGAACTTGTCCATGGCGGCTTTGGCGGTCTGTCCGCGAGTGGTGCAGACGCCGACTAGTTCGACGCTGTCGATGCCCTGAAGAATGGGCAGCAGCGTGCCGGTTGCGAAGTTGCCCGCGCCGATCACGCCCAGTTTGACTTTGGCCTGGGGCGCAACGTCCTTAGCCTTTGGGTTGGCGATCCGAGCAGTGCGCGCAGGCGCGCCGGAGTACTCTAACAGAGCGCCGATCACGCTGCCGGCTTGCTCGCCCGCTAGCAGTTCGTAAGCTTCCGTCGCGTTCTCAATGGTGAAGCGGTGCGTGGTCAACGGCTTGACGTTTACCTGGCCCAGGCTGAGCAAACGAAGGAACTCCCGCATGTTCTCGCGCTCCGTCCAGCGCACGTAGCCTATCGGATAGTCGATGCCCATCTCTTCGTAAACCGGATCGTACCGACCCGGACCGTAAGATCGGGACAGAAGCACTTGGATTTCCTTCTCGTAATAGACGCGCTGGGGCACGTCCATTTTGAGCAGTCCGACCACCACGACCTTGCCTCGATCCCGAGTAATCTCCCCGGCCAGCTCGATCGGGTCGTTGTTCTGTCCGCCGCCCGCCGTCAACATCACCACGTCGGCGCCGGCTCCGCGGGTGAAGGCCTCCACCATAGCCGGAATGTCCTCGCTGCGCAGCGCCGCCATGTCGGCGCCCAGCTGCTTGGCCAATTCAATCCGCCCCGGATTGACATCGATGCCGAAGACCCTCGCGCCTGACGCCTTCAATAACTGCACGACCACCAAGCCCAGCAAGCCTAGACCAATGACCACAACGTTATCGCCCAACTGCACGTCTGCCTGGCGCACGCCTTGAAGAGCAATGGCGCCGACCGTGGTGTAGGCCGCGTCGTCATCGTCTACATTTTCAGGGATCGGCACGACCAAGTTGTGCGGCACGCAGACGATCTCGGCATGGTGGGCATGCTCGGCTCCCGCGCAGGCCAC
It encodes:
- a CDS encoding Gfo/Idh/MocA family oxidoreductase gives rise to the protein MKQVLQNYKTGEVKVEEVPPPSLRSGAVLTAVRRSLISAGTERMKVETGKMSMIGKARSRPDLVKKVLKTIQTEGVANTYRKVMARLDSPTPLGYSLAGEAIEVGSDVPEFAKGDRVACAGAEHAHHAEIVCVPHNLVVPIPENVDDDDAAYTTVGAIALQGVRQADVQLGDNVVVIGLGLLGLVVVQLLKASGARVFGIDVNPGRIELAKQLGADMAALRSEDIPAMVEAFTRGAGADVVMLTAGGGQNNDPIELAGEITRDRGKVVVVGLLKMDVPQRVYYEKEIQVLLSRSYGPGRYDPVYEEMGIDYPIGYVRWTERENMREFLRLLSLGQVNVKPLTTHRFTIENATEAYELLAGEQAGSVIGALLEYSGAPARTARIANPKAKDVAPQAKVKLGVIGAGNFATGTLLPILQGIDSVELVGVCTTRGQTAKAAMDKFGFKFATSDATELIDSSDVNALLIATRHNSHADFAVRAMRAGKPAFLEKPLALTAGQVADVHQAWQETGGRVLVGYNRRFSPFVRRMREFFVNRSTPMSLIYRVNAGPLERNHWMRATDEGGSRVISEGCHFIDVMISLCGADPVRVSGRQMSSHEPDTAQILIEFADGSIGTLYYLTTGDTAVAKEYLEAHCEGKSAILSDFRKLELVSGSKKESLTSAQDKGHKNELKHWAEAIVKGEPFEISMQSAIMNTLATIYGMESAITGEFYTLGIESAALKQAG